The following nucleotide sequence is from bacterium.
ATATGATTTAGAAAATTGTCAGAAAAACAGATTTTAAATTGAAAGGAATTAATATTTTTCTCTTATTTTTATTGTGTATGAATGATTTTTCAGTCCTTCTATTTCTGCTATTCTTTCTATATATTTCCCATATTTTTTATAAAAATTTTTTTTAACTTCAATTATTGCATAACTTCTTAAAAAATTATAAACAGAAAGTCCTGAAAATGACTTTGCTGACTGATTTGTTGGTAATATGTGAGATGGACCAACAAAATAATCCCCTACTACTGCGGGAGTATAATCACCAACAAAAATTGCCCCTGCTATTGAATTTTCAACAAGAAAAGAGGGGGTTTTTGATATAATTTGTAAGTGTTCCGGACATACAGAATTTATTATTTTTAGTGCTTCTTCTTGACTTTTTACAATTATATAATATCCATTTTTTACAACTTTTTTTGAAATTTCTTTTCCAATTTTTTCATCTGTTGTTATAAAAAGTCCAAAACCATCAGTATGTTCCATCTGTGCTTTAAAGTCATATTCTATAAATTTTTTATTACCAGAACTATCAGAAAAAATAACCACTTCACTTGGTCCTGCTGGTAGGTCAATCCTTTTATCACCAGAGATAATTTTTTTACAGGTATTGACATATTTATTTCCAGGTCCTGCTATAACATCAACTTCTGGAATTGTCTCAGTTCCATAAGCAAAAGAAGCAATTGCCTGTGCTCCACCAACTCTGTAAATGTTTTCAATACCAAGAAAATAACAAACTCCGAGAATTAAATCAATATTTTTTGAAGGAGGAGTAGCAATATGAATATTCTTAACACCAGCAACTTTTGCGGGTATTGTACTCATTAAAATTGTTGAAATTAAAGGTGACTGCCCACCAGGAATATAAATTCCAGTACTTTCAACAGGGCTAAATTTGAAAATTATTTTATAACTATCTTCTTTTAGAATAAACCCACCAGGAAGTTGTTTTTTATGGTATTTTTCTATTTTCTCAGATGACCTTTTAATTGCTTCAATTACATCTTTATCAATTTTTTTAAAACATTTTTTAATTTCTTCTTTTTCAACTTTTATCTGGGTAATTTTTACTTTATCAAATTTTTCAGTGTAATATAAAACACCTTTATCTTTTTCTTTTTTTATTCTTTTAATTATATTTCTAACTTCATCTTCAATTTTTTCATTTTTCTTTCTTCTTTCTTTTAAAATTTCTA
It contains:
- the hisD gene encoding histidinol dehydrogenase, giving the protein MKKINFSQLVEILKERRKKNEKIEDEVRNIIKRIKKEKDKGVLYYTEKFDKVKITQIKVEKEEIKKCFKKIDKDVIEAIKRSSEKIEKYHKKQLPGGFILKEDSYKIIFKFSPVESTGIYIPGGQSPLISTILMSTIPAKVAGVKNIHIATPPSKNIDLILGVCYFLGIENIYRVGGAQAIASFAYGTETIPEVDVIAGPGNKYVNTCKKIISGDKRIDLPAGPSEVVIFSDSSGNKKFIEYDFKAQMEHTDGFGLFITTDEKIGKEISKKVVKNGYYIIVKSQEEALKIINSVCPEHLQIISKTPSFLVENSIAGAIFVGDYTPAVVGDYFVGPSHILPTNQSAKSFSGLSVYNFLRSYAIIEVKKNFYKKYGKYIERIAEIEGLKNHSYTIKIREKY